The DNA sequence ATTTGGGCTTTCAGCCCTTCCTCAGTTGCTGCCACGTTAAGGTTCAAGAGCTTATCCAAAAGATCTTAATTAGTTATCCACTAATTTCTTAATTgacttgttaatctcccactaaccaataattaaccaattacctacataattaggaattatctcaaattacttaaaatactactcacttttaacacactttatataccatactatcatgatcatgtggtaccttgtatggcactagtccataaatacgggatattatagcttggaccgtattttatctcaaaatatcaaacttcgacgtaactcattttcttcgattcgcttaacactctcaccttcatgaatttacttatcacttgcttgaaatagaacaatacttataatctcaaaataatctcattcccgatcttacatcgattaacttacgacgaaactttaacgtacgaaaatgcgggatgtaacatctcatttctgagctttcatcaatttacttatggcgtacttttacgtacgaaaatatggggtgtaacaaacaCATACCTCTTAATGAATtggtctacaataatagctatGATGCTAGTATCCAGATAGCTCCCTATGAGGGTTTGTATGGACTACGTTGTAGATCAcctattggatggtttgagccgactGAAGTAGGACTACTTGGTCTTGATCTTGTACATGATGACTTAGAGAAGGTGGCTTTGATTTAACAACGGCTTAAGACAGCTCAGAGCCGACAAAAAGTCTATACAGATGTACATCGATGTAAGTTGGAGTTCAATGAGGGTGATCAAGTGTTCTTAAAAGTATCACcaatgaagggcgttatgagatttGCGAAGAAAGGCAAGCTAGGTCCTAGATCCATTGGTCCATATCAATTCTTGAAACGGAttggtgaagtagcctacaagctagATTTACCTTCATCAATGACTTTGGTTCATCCTGTATTTTATGTATCGATGCTACGGGGATATGTGCCCAATCCTGCTCATATCATCTCACCGGAGGTAGTAAAAATAAATGACGGTTTAACTTATGACGAAGAACCGGTTgagattcttgataggcaagtccgtagGTTGAGGACTAAAGACATAGCTTCAGTTAAAGTGTTATGGCGTAATCATGAcatcgaggaggctacttgagaGGCCAAGGAAGATATGAAAATTCGATACCCTCACTTGTTCGCAACTTCAAGTATGATTGTTTCCTTGAAATTTTGATTTTGGAGTTTATCATGCTTTAATTCCATGGAACGAGTGAGCAAATTATTTATCATACTTATAAGATGGAATTTGGTACGATTTTCTGATGTGTTTGATTTATCTATTGCGCATGGTTGTTAGACTTGTCTTATGgtaataaattttattgtattgatGCCGGGAGAGGCTATGTAATGGTGTTTGGAGATATGTGAAGTTGTGGAGGCATTCATTGATGTAGTTGTGATGAGTAGAGATGTGTGGGGCCTTTTATATTGTAATTTTATGTCTCACTGTCACGTTAGAATATTAGGATAAGCCTATTAACAaaggaaactctgccaaaattttgtAAACATTTGGAGAGTTAGTCGAATTTCGGAGCCTTAAAGAGTTAAGGAGTAAAGAAAGACTCGGATATTACGCTTTCGGACTTTAACATGACCAAGGATttacatttgaggacgaatgtttctaagtgggggagaatgtaaagccCCGTAGATTTTGTAATTAATTCGGGCTAATTTCAGACATAAGGATATAATTCAATTAAATATGAGCTACATGGTTATTCGAGTGGAACAAAGTTATTATAATGCTTAGGGATAATGTCAATAGTTAATCGTTGAATTAGTGGAGGTTACAAGGTCATCAAATGCATTTGGAGTATATCAAGTTTCTATGACACAAGTGCTGAAATTATGAGAACTAAATGGTATGTAACTAACTTGAAGAAttgaaatttaataagaaaaatggAATTAGAAATTAGAAAAGTTGTTGGCTAACAAGGAGACAAAGGGGACAAGGATATTAAATGGGGGagacaaaatcacaacacatattaAGTTGGGAACAATTTGAAAGAAGATCAACTAAACCAAAAATGCatgcttcagggattgatgcggCAGTTGGTGTGTCGCATCCTCCCTCGCCTCCAATTATTTTGGAGCCCAGCGTGAGGCAGTGAAGTGCAACGAAGGCATCCAAGTTGGCATCCGAAATTTAAAACCCACAGCTAAAGCTTTTATAGGCCTTTCGTAGAGAgagaaattatattatttaaaacttATTCTTGGGGgttagagagaaggaggagctctttACCATTAATACATCTTCAAGGTAAGAATTAAATGCCTTTCTTTGATAGATTCGGTTAATTTATTACATCTCTTAACCCTCCAACAtcatgaaattcatagatttttgAAGAatatctcaagaactcaaatcttCAAAGTTCTAGGGTTTGACAAAGAGGTAGTCTCTTCACTCCAAACTTATATATTATACTCCATGGCATTATTGGATCATTTGGGGTAAGGTTGGAAGCAATTTGAGGTACGTTGAAACTTACTACCCTCGGAGCTTTTCTCCAAACTCATATCGAAAAGCTATTAATTAGAAATTCTAAATGTGAGTCCTAACTTGTGGGGACTAGCGTGTTGGGATTGTACCACTTCTTGCATCATAAAAGATTTAAGTGCCATGAATATTgttttcttgaaatattttattttaatttaaaactAAATGAAGGAGGAATAGCACTTGTAGTATGTTTGAAATGAAAATACATGAGTTGTGAAATATCTTAGTTTTAACTATTCTCAAATAGTTGATTTGGCTATGAACACCATCATTGATAAATGTAAAGGTTTTGGGAGTTACTTAAGTTCACCGAGATTGACCTTGGATACTCTTCCTCATTaggtcatgaaactacacgtgttaGTGTAGGCGTATAACCTACCTTACGGTTGGGAACTACGACAGAGTACTTCCCATGAGGGGGGGTACTATTGTTCTACtttattagcatggctgagtcaATTCGTGTGGCAcaacgatgagacgacctgagcaagtagggtatataatacttgccgctaggtacataacctagttgactttattccgtgtcggtgatggtatagtgcTCTCGGTAAATGAAAAATCTAACATGATTTTGTAAAGGTTAATGATAAAGGAAGACTTTGAAATTTGTTTTaccttattattttattttattttctaaatgGCTAATTAATATAAATGCATCTTTATTATATCAATTGTTATTGCATATCTTATACCTTCTTAAGTCTTGTCTTATTTCTTTTTGGGAAGCGGTTCATAACTCGTACTAGGCATGTGGAGCTTAGGAATTTTGGCTACATTTCCATTTCTGTTTTCATGGACTGGACCTGAGCAGCTTGGGCCATGTGGATAGGACAGCTCTACATTTTCTGTTGACGTTTTTTTTTTGTGAGACTCCACACTTGTACTCGTGGAGGactttattgttattattattcttttgaGCCACCTGGTTATGCCTTGGTTGATTATTTCATTCTGTGTCATAGAGATTCCATAGACAATAGTAGTATTCATTTTTGGGTTGTAATCTTATGGTTACACATATGGCATGCAAGAATGAAACTTTCTTTTATCCTTATAAAGTTCTCTTTCAATGGAAAATATTTACTTTAAGATATTATTCATgtttttttatatcttcaaatgaTTATATTTGAAGAGGTTTTCGCATCCCCCCTACTAGGCATATAGATAAGTATTAATTTATGGGATGGTTCGCTCGGGTCGGGTAGAGTACCGAGTGCCAGTCACAAAATTTtagggtgtgacaaacttggtatcagagccctaggttctaattcaagtcctaggaagtctatggaATCGTGTTTGGTAGAGTTCTCTTTattggtgtgttgtgcaccacacttatatcgAGAAGGCTACATGGACATTATAAGAATGCTTCACTCTTTCTTTTTGTCCTAGAATCATGCAATAGTGCTGAGAAATAATTCCTAACTCGTGCACTATATCAATTGGCAGAATATGGTGAACACGTGTGGCAGTAATATGAATCGGGAAGCTGCTCCTATACCCGATGCGGCTTCGGGAGGGGTACCCGCTAGACCTAGGGACCGACCTCTAAAGTCTACAAGAGCACGAACTGTGCCAGTTCCAATGTCTCTAAGGATGGTCCAGGAGCTCGAAGAAGAAGTTGATGAGGCACCTGCTCCACTTTCAGAGCCAAATCACTTGGAGAAGAGCCTCACTAATATTAGGAAAGCTATGGATGTTTTTGCTGACCTCATGGCTATGCAGATCTAACAGAACCTTCGAGTGGGTATTTAGGAACTCCAGCAAGGAGGGATGAGAGCACCAGCGGTTGAGAACATGGCGCAGTTGGCGATGAAATTTGTGAGACATGGGCTGCTAGTTTTAACTGGTACAGATCCTACTGTAGACCTTCAGGACTTCTTGGAAGAAGTTGAGAAGGCTACTACTTTGCTGGGAGTTAAAGACAACTGGGTGGTTCAGTTGGCATCCCACCAGTTGAAATACATTGCTGACCGCTGGTTCAAAAGGGTAGAGAAAAGTCGACCGGAGGATGCACCTCCAATGATTTGGGCGGAGTTTAAGAAGATCTTCATTAAGAAGTGGTTACCACCGGGAGTGAGAGCCGCCCTTGTGATATTGTTTGAGATCTTAAAGAACGATAACATGACCGTCTTAGAGTATAGCATCAAATTCGAGAAGTTATCCCATTATGCACCCCACCTCATCCTCATTGAGGATGAGAAGATTGATCGTTTTGCTCGTGGCTTGATTTTGGGAATCGGGAAAGATACATCTAGTGGGAGAAGAAACACTACCTTTACTGACTTTGTGGATCTTGCAATGGATCTCGAGAGGATTTATCAGGAGGAGAGGTCCAATAGGGATCAGGACAAAAAGGCCCGGACATTGGACACTTTCAGTGTAATGCCTAGTTCAGGCAAGGGGCAGAGCAGCAGAGGGCCATGGAGCCCACAGTGGGAGTAGTGCAGGAAAGGTGCCACAGTCAGCTGCTACTTCTCAGGGGACTCATCCTCGTTTCTATGCCATGCCTACTCTCCCTATTGCAGAGGCTTCTGATGATGTCATCATAGGTATACTTGTTGTTTTTGCTCTAGATGCTTATGCTCTTATGGATCCCGAATCTACTTTTTCCTATGTTACTCCGTACTTTGCTTTGGATTTTGGGATAGAACCAGGACATATACTTGAACCATTTTTTGTGTGTGTCGACTTCGGTGGGAGATTCAGTTATATCCTCTCGCGTCTATAGGAGTTGTGTGATTATAATTCAAGATCTAGAGACTACGACAAACCTCATTGAGCTAgaaatggttgactttgatgtgatcatGGGGATGGATTGGTTATACAAGTGCTATGCCATTCTTGATTGTCGTGCTAAAGGGGTCAGGTTTGAGTTTCCCCATGAATCGGTTCACGAGTGGAAGTGTAATATTACCGAGCCTCgaggtaagtttatttcttaccttaaggcaagGAGGATGATCACGAAGGGATGTCTCTATCATTTATTCAGAGTCACTGACACGGCTGTTGAGGTACCAAGCATTTAGTCTTTGCCAGTTGTTAATGACTTTCCTAATATTTTTCCTGATGAGCTTTCGGGTATCCCACCAGATCGGGTCATCGACTTTGGGATAGATGTGGTGCCAAATACTCAACCGATATCTATTCCCCCATACCGAATGGGCCTAGTTGAGTTGAGAGAATTGAAGGATCAATTGAAATATTTATTGGATAAAttatttattagacctagtgtatcgccttgaggtgcgccagtattatttgtgaaaaataaagatggttctttgaggatgtgtattgactacaggcaaCTTAACAAAGTGACCATCAAGAATAGGTACCCACTACCTCGGATAGacgatttgtttgaccagttgcaaggGGAGAAGTacttctcgaagattgatttaaggtcgGCGTATCATCAATTGAAAATTCGAGATAAGGATATTCCCAAAACATATTTTTGGACCCGCTACGAGCattatgaatttttggtgatgtcatttgggctaacaaatgcacCCGCAGCCTTTATGGATCTAATGAAACGTGTTTTCAAACCATTTCTTGAAAGGTTCATGattgttttcattgatgacatattagtcTAATCGCGAAGTCAAGAggagtgtcacgccccaaactcggggagcgcgaccggcactcaaccgagtgaacccggccgagcaagcctgttagattttcttctacccaaacttatccgTGAATAAAGAGAATACCTATTTTCATTAATAAAACAATAAAGtaatcatgtctgcaataccaatccTTACCATTTGCTACTTCattttaaagtgacaaatttcagacatatttttcataatctgaagtggaataagtaattcaaacacaacataactagtttgacttccccagcaccaatatacaacctacactatgtctacagagcctttTCAAATACAGAAGAGTACTAGGATAatgccggcgacaaggccccggctatacctcaaccacaaagtacatgagaaacaaaagatacatgaccccaaagtgaagtggggctcactaagtctgctgggaagagagtgtaccactatcactgatcaatgacgcctactatggaaccacctacattttttaaaagatgcagcgcccccggcaaaagggacgtgagtacatatggaatagtactcatATGAAAGGCAGACAGAACAACATTTAAAAATACGgcaactcaaataagaggcatttAAAGTACATCAAAAGACTACAAAACATCGCGTAGGTTCAAATATCAAActttattatacttgcatcattctaaacatcTTTTAGGGTCAACCgagccatatgatctatacgtggaacacataatataatgtaattgaaataaCATGTACAAACGAGGAcaacgaaagtggcacctattgtctaCATTACTAATGCGTCTCATTaaaccgtccttagtgttcacaaatcatattatacacttatgtgtttcatagatcttccatagtgtttattcatactgTATACCTATATATctcatacacaatgcacctatgcattttatagaccatccacaggatttcataacataatatacatatgcgtttcatagactgtccacaggatttcataacataatatacctatgcatttcatagaccgtccacaggatttcataacacaatatacctatgtgtttcatagaccgtccatatgatttcataacacaatatacctatgcatttcatagaccgtccacaggatttggaccgtccacaggatttcattcaTTATTCCTCTTTTGGCAAATAGCCACAATTCATGTTcttactatcacttacttgtactagttacgggtgatcatagaacattaatgactttattatataaaggagctaaaactcatctcataatgttcacacattctttcatttcattggcactattggccacatatGTAATTCTCATTCTGGGCACGATGGCCACATTTAGTATTCCATACTCACCCTTTTCACCTttaaacatcatcatcatcaacaacaacaaggcattATAAATCAAtgtttttagtacacatgtgagcaattaagagtcttaggcacctAGAggttttttcacaaaatttggcataatatccttcgtttgaacttgacttgaagttgcA is a window from the Nicotiana tomentosiformis chromosome 10, ASM39032v3, whole genome shotgun sequence genome containing:
- the LOC117279353 gene encoding uncharacterized protein, which gives rise to MAQLAMKFVRHGLLVLTGTDPTVDLQDFLEEVEKATTLLGVKDNWVVQLASHQLKYIADRWFKRVEKSRPEDAPPMIWAEFKKIFIKKWLPPGVRAALVILFEILKNDNMTVLEYSIKFEKLSHYAPHLILIEDEKIDRFARGLILGIGKDTSSGRRNTTFTDFVDLAMDLERIYQEERSNRDQDKKARTLDTFSVMPSSGKGQSSRGPWSPQWE